The Candidatus Hydrogenedentota bacterium genome window below encodes:
- a CDS encoding DUF3748 domain-containing protein, whose amino-acid sequence MTEKQLTTTPKNHDLDYNENFPADARFLCYDTREMVGPGIDNSLGIEVLELATGREIVVYRPEKHMTGATPAPGVGAVSFNPAAPEVAFIHGPLVDEVPARGPYGKPNRTGMCVRLDGEIVERDGEWFMLSGGKFTTSWIDRRDVARDRPTLPGAHRGGTHRHEYCMTGRRLGFTYDDFLLPQYDRNIGWLEPHPKAPEGATHWFAVLVDIAPMNGAKPGELEKAYGDSWVDPAGTMRAFIGKVRNDDGKTYEESLFIVDIPADTDITTADAGSAERYPRAPKGLTVRRLTHDWAGGIVRGAPDGSRVLYLGKDADGVQQAFVIRADGSDQSGDPALRPMQVTRLPEGVTGGLRWHPSGKSILVMSGGGIAAACAVPGPDFGRTAFLTPRGQKDERHAPVFAPDGKTVAYNRLVPTPDGKGGTAKNHAGLDMKQIFTVEFPDADGDGIPDTAG is encoded by the coding sequence ATGACCGAAAAACAGCTGACGACCACGCCGAAGAACCACGACCTGGACTACAACGAGAATTTCCCCGCCGATGCGCGGTTCCTCTGCTATGACACGCGGGAGATGGTCGGCCCGGGCATTGACAACAGCCTCGGCATCGAGGTGCTGGAGCTGGCCACGGGCCGCGAGATCGTCGTGTACCGGCCGGAGAAGCACATGACGGGCGCCACGCCCGCCCCGGGCGTCGGAGCGGTGTCCTTCAACCCCGCCGCGCCCGAGGTGGCCTTCATCCACGGGCCGCTGGTGGACGAGGTGCCCGCGCGCGGGCCCTACGGCAAGCCGAACCGCACGGGGATGTGTGTCCGCCTGGACGGCGAGATCGTGGAGCGGGACGGGGAGTGGTTCATGCTGTCCGGCGGAAAGTTCACCACGTCGTGGATTGACCGGCGCGACGTCGCGAGGGACCGGCCCACGCTGCCGGGGGCGCACCGGGGCGGCACGCACCGCCATGAATACTGCATGACGGGCCGCCGGCTCGGCTTCACCTACGACGACTTCCTGCTGCCGCAGTACGACCGCAACATCGGGTGGTTGGAGCCGCACCCGAAGGCCCCGGAGGGTGCGACCCACTGGTTCGCCGTGCTCGTGGACATCGCGCCGATGAACGGGGCGAAGCCGGGAGAACTGGAGAAGGCCTACGGCGACTCGTGGGTGGACCCCGCCGGGACCATGCGCGCCTTCATCGGCAAGGTCCGCAACGACGACGGGAAGACCTACGAGGAGTCGCTGTTCATCGTGGACATTCCGGCGGACACGGACATCACGACGGCGGACGCCGGGTCCGCGGAGCGCTACCCCCGCGCCCCGAAGGGCCTGACCGTGCGGCGGCTCACCCATGACTGGGCGGGCGGCATCGTGCGCGGCGCGCCCGACGGCTCGCGCGTGCTCTATCTGGGCAAGGACGCCGACGGCGTCCAACAGGCCTTTGTCATCCGGGCGGACGGCTCCGACCAGTCCGGCGATCCGGCGCTGCGGCCCATGCAGGTGACCCGGCTGCCGGAAGGCGTGACCGGCGGCCTGCGCTGGCATCCCTCCGGAAAGTCCATCCTCGTCATGAGCGGCGGCGGCATCGCGGCGGCCTGCGCCGTGCCCGGGCCGGATTTCGGCCGGACAGCGTTCCTCACCCCGCGCGGGCAGAAGGACGAGCGCCACGCGCCGGTCTTCGCCCCCGACGGAAAGACCGTGGCCTACAACCGCCTCGTGCCCACGCCGGACGGGAAGGGCGGCACGGCGAAGAACCACGCCGGCCTCGACATGAAGCAGATATTCACCGTGGAGTTCCCCGATGCAGACGGCGACGGAATCCCCGACACCGCCGGCTGA